TTTTAGTTCCTTCATTTTTTAAAGTCACCAAGTTTTTAATATTTAATTTTGAAGATTGCGAAGTCACCATTCAATTAACAAAACATAAGAGTATCACAATGAAAAAAGCAATCATGATCAAAAGCAATGGTAAAGTTTGGCCAATTAGCACAGCGATGTCAATTGAATCTGAAGAATTGGTAATTGGCAATTTTTTCAAAACCACACCATTATGCAAAGAAAATAAGCTTTCGTTAATTTTGAAGTTTAAATTTTCTATATTTGGACTGTTTTTAAATGAAAATTTAATATCATTATAAAAATTTCCAAAATCACCTTGGATAATCTTTTTGGTTTTATTTCAAGATTCTTGTGTTAAAAAAATACTATTGTTTGTTCTAGAAATTGTTTTATAATCGAATGCCGTTCCGACAATTTTCTCTTTAATATAGGAATTTTCTGGATCATCAGAATCTTGGTATGAAATTGTTAGATAATCACCAATTTTAAGATTTAAGTTAGCTAATGTTTTTTCTGTCAAATAAATTCCGGATTGAGAATTTTGAATTCCTGAAGTAACTGTGAACTTAGAGTCGTTATTAACTCTGTAAAAATTATTATCCATTTGTCCAAGGTATATTGATACATCATCAATAACTTCATTATTTTCATTTAAAAGATTACCCAATAATTCAAAAGGATAATCAAAAACCACATTTCTTATATTTATGAATTTATTAAAAATAAATCAATAATAAATATTATTGTCAAAAAAAGCTAACTCTTCTTTAATTATTTGAGGTAATGCACTATATGAAAAATTGTAATCATCAGCAGCAATAAAAATTTCATTTAAAGGTGATACATTGGTATCAAAAATATATCCCGATCGATAAGCTAAACTAATTTTAAAATCACGTTCTTTCTCTTTATTATTAAATCTAATTACCTTCTGTTCTTTTGATTTTTGCTCAATTAGTTCATTAATGTTTTCGATTCCCAGATCTGAAAGTACCACCAAACTTTCTTCACTTGAATCATAATTATAAAGTTGTAGCACAGTGTCAGCTTTTTTTGTATTTAAAGCAGGTTTTAATTGATTAGATAAATTCAAACCAAAAGACAGCAAAGAAATAATAATTCCCATGACAATAATTAAAAAAAAGAAAAAGGAAAAATAGAAAAAACTTTTTCTCTTAAGATTAAATATAGCTTCTTTAAAAATTAGTTTAACCATTATTAAATCCTTATAATCATATTATACAAAAAACACTTATATTAGTAAGATATAAAGTTATGAACATTATAATTTTTGTTTAAATATAAAAAAAGATGCTTACACATCTTTTTTTAAAATAATTTTTGTGGAGTGGGTAATTCATTCCCTGCTTCATCAACAAGATAAAGGCTTTCAGTAATTACTTTACATTGAATTCCATCAACCTTAACTATTCCTAAGTTTACATGAACGCGAGTTAAATTACCCTTTTCACGAAAACTTAAAATTCCAATTTTTAATGAAGATACTAATGGAATCATATTACCCATAATACCAATATCACCATCAATTGTTTGCACGTTAACGATGTCAACTTCTTTATCGTTAATGAAAGTTCCATCAGGAGTAACAATTTTTAGTTTAATACTCATAATTGTTTTCCTCCTTATTTACCACTTTTTTCTTTATTAAATTTTTCTTTAACTTCATCAATTGTTCCAACATACATAAACATTAATTCTGGAATATCATCACATTCTCCATCTAGAATTGCTCTAAAAGATTTGATAGTTTCAGATACTTTAACAAATTTACCTGGACGACCAGTAAATTTTTCACCAACAAAGAATGCTTGTGATAAAAAGTTACGAATTTTACGAGCACGTGAAACAATTAATTTATCTTCTTCAGATAATTCATCCATTCCTAAAATTGCAATAATTGATTGTAAATCTTTATACTTTTGTAATGTTCCTTGAACTTGTAATGCTACGTTATAATGTTCATCACCAACAATTTCAGGATCTAACATACGTGATGAAGAAGCTAATGGGTCAATTGCTGGATAAATTCCTAATGATGCAATTGAACGATCTAAAACAATACGTCCGTCTAAGTGAGCAAATGTAGTAGCAGGTGCAGGATCAGTTAGGTCATCAGCTGGTACATAAACTGCTTGAACTGAAGTAATTGATCCCTTTTTAGTTGAAGTAATACGTTCTTGTAATGCTCCCATTTCTGTCGAAAGGGTTGGTTGGTACCCTACTGCTGAAGGCATGCGCCCTAGTAAGGCAGACACTTCCGAACCTGCTTGTGTAAATCTAAAGATGTTATCAATAAATAATAGAACATCCATATTATTTTCATCTCTAAAGTTTTCAGCAATTGTTAAACCTGTTAGGGCAACACGCATACGTGCTCCTGGAGGTTCATTCATTTGTCCAAATACTAGTGAAGTTTTATCTAAAACTCCGGCTTCAATAAATTCATGGTAGAGATCGTTACCCTCGCGAGTACGTTCTCCAACCCCGGCAAAAACTGAAACCCCATTATGTGCTTTAGCAATATTGTTAATTAACTCTTGAATTAAAACGGTTTTACCAACTCCGGCTCCTCCGAACAATCCAATTTTTCCTCCTTTAGCAAAAGGAATCATTAAATCAATTACTTTTATTCCTGTTTCAAGAATTTCGGCATTTGTTACCAATTCATCGTATGCTGGTGCATCACGGTGAATTGGCATTCTTTTACCTTTAAATTCTGGTTTTTCATCAATTGGATCACCAGTTACATTAAACATTCTTCCCAATACATCTTTACCCACAGGGGCTTGAATTGGAGCTTTAGTATTAATAACTTCTAATCCACGAGTTAAACCATCAGTTGGTCCCATGGCAATAGCACGGACCATCTCATCACCAATATGTTGTTCAACTTCTAAAATCAGTTTAACACCGTGATTATCAACCACTAAAGCATCATAAATCATTGGAATGTCATCATCGTTAAATCTGACATCGACAACCGGACCTAAAACTTGAACAATTTTACCATTTGTTTTTGGCATTTTGTTTCCTCCTTTGTTATTAATTATCTTGTTGTGCGTTGGCCCCAGAAACAATTTCAGAAATTTCTTGTGTAATTGCCCCTTGACGTTCGCGATTATATTTCAATGATAAAGATTTAGATAATTCTTCACCATTATTAGTTGCGTTTTCCATCGCTGTTCTTCTTGAAGCTTGTTCAGAAACTTGCGATTCTACGATTGTTCCAAATAAAACAGTATTTAAATATAAATTAACTGTAGCTTCTAAAATAACTGTTGGAGATGGTTCAAATTGAATTTCTTGTTTTGGACCTTTTTTAGCTTCTTCAGCATCTTTTTTGATGGGAAATAAAGTTAACTCTGTTGGTTCAAATGTTACGTTATTAATAAATTTGGTGTAAACCAATTTAATTTCATCAAATTCTTTACTAGTGTAATAAGACATGATATCTTGACCAATTTCACGAGCTTGTTCATTTGAAAAATTAATATCTAAATTGGTAATTTGTGATCTAATTGCAATTTTTCTTGCTTTATAAAAAGAAACAGCTTTGTTTCCAATTGCAAAAATTTCATCATTTTCTTTAATCCCTGCCATCACTAATTTATTGACATTATTATTGTATCCACCACAAAGGCCAAGATTAGAATTAACAACAACTCATAAAGTTTTTTTAATTTCTTTACCTGGTTTTAGGAGAAAAATAGAGTCCTCAGTTTGTTTAATAATTTCGTTGAAGACACCATATACTTCTGATACGTATTCATGTGTTTCAACTACCTTTTTACCAATACGGCGTAATTTTGCAGAAGCAACCAATTGCATAGCATTGGTGATTTTACCAATGTCTTTAACTGATTGAATTTCCGCTTTTAATCCACTTAAATTTGGCATTTAATTATTTACCTAACTTATTGAAATCTTCTTGTTTCCCGTAATTTGTAGCTTTGTAGTCATGAATATTTTTAGTCATTTTAATAACAATTTTTTCAATTTCTTTGGTTGCTTCAGCAACTTCTTTTTCGTCATATGCTATTGCTTTTTCAACTTTGATTTTTATCAATTTAGCTGTTGCATTTTTTTCAAAATGAGTCATTACTTCATTTTTAAAACTTTCCATAGATTCAATTGGCAATCATTTAATAGCATGCGATTTAATCGCTAGCAATAATAGTGATTGATTAATTTGATTAATTGGTGAATATTGTCTTTGTTTTAGTAAAGCAATAATTCTTGCCCCATGTTCTAAAGTAGCTTTAGTAGTTTCATCTAAATCAGAACCAAATTTTGCAAATGATTCCAATTCATAGTATTGAGCTAACTCTAATTTTAAAGTTCCACTCATTTGTTTTACTGCTTTAATTTGAGCAGTTGAACCAACACGAGAAACTGATGGACCAATATTAACAGCCGGTCTTACTCCTGAGTTAAATAAATCTGATGATAAGAAAATTTGTCCATCAGTAATTGAAATAACATTAGTAGGTATATAAGCCGAAATATCTCCTGCTTGAGTTTCAATAATTGGTAACGCAGTAATTGAACCACCACCAAATTTTTCATTAACTCTAGCTGCACGTTCTAATAAACGTGAATGCAAGTAGAAAACATCTCCAGGATACGCTTCACGCCCTGGTGGTCTTTTTAATAGAAGTGACATTTCACGATATGCTACAGCATGTTTTGAAAGATCATCATAAACTATTAAAACATCTTCTCCATTTTCCATTCATTCTTCTGCAATTGTAACCCCTGTATAAGGTGCTAAATATTGCAAAGGTGCTGATTGTGAAGCTCCGGCATTAACAATAACTGTGTAATCCATTGCTCCATGTTTTTTTAATTTTTCAACAACTTGAGCAATTGTTGAATCTTTTTGTCCAATTGAAACGTAAACACATTTTACTTTTTTACCTTTTTGATTAATTATTGCATCAATAGCAATTGCAGTTTTACCTGTTTGACGATCTCCAATAATTAATTCACGTTGACCTTTACCAATTGGAATTGCTGAGTCAATTGTCAAGATCCCTGTTTCCAAGGGTTGATCAACAGATTTACGAGCCATAACTCCTGTTGCAATTTTTTCAACTGGTTTGTGTTTTTTAGTTTTGATTGGTCCATGGTCATCAATGGGATTTCCCAAAGCACTAACCACACGACCTAACATTTCATTACCAACAGGTGTTTCAACAATTTTTCCTGAACGTTTAACAATGTCTCCTTCTTTAATTAAAGTGTCATCACCGACGATAACAGCTCCAATCGCACCTTCTTCAAGATTAAGAACCATTCCATAAACATTTTGTGGAAAAATTATCAGTTCACCCATCATAGCTTTATCTAATCCGTAAATTAAAGCAACACCATCTCCAACCGTGGCTACCGTTCCTTGTTCTGCTTGAACAACTTTTTTTCCATAGTTTTTAATTTGTTTTTCAATTACTTCAGAGATTTCTTTAATATTTAAAGCCATATTACCAAACCTCTCTAATTTTATTTTTTGGCTAGTGCTTCATAACGCAGTTGATCTAATCTACCTTTGATTGTTCCATCAAAAATATTATTAGCAACAATTATTTGGACACCACCAATTAATTTTTCATCAATTTTATTAACAAGCTTAACTTGCTTTTTTAATTTTTTTGATACTTTAATTTCCATTGTCAAAATCTGTTTATCACTAATTTTAGTTGTAGATCAAACTACACCATAAACAAGATCTTGTAATGCCATTAATTTTTTACGCATACTTTTAAAAATTGCACGCGCATAAGGGAATGAACCTGTTTCAACCAACATTTTCATGGCGTTAACTAAATATTCATTAACTCCGTTTTTAGCAAAAGTTTCATCAACAATTTTTAATTGTTGATTACGAAAATCTTTTGTTCTTACGGAAAGAATTTGTACAAAATCATTTCTATTTTTTAATAAATCAATCAAAACTGTCGCTTGAGCAATATATCGATCAACTTGTTTTTGTTCAACTGCAATATTTTTTAGAGCATTACCTCAATTATCGATAACTGATTCTTTTAAAATCATTTAACTATTTAGCCTTTTTATTTTTATCTAAATCTTCAATAAATTGGTCAATTAACTCTTGATTTTTTGTTTTAGAAACTTCTGTTTCTAAAACTTTTGAAGCAGCTGCAAAAGCAACATTAATAATAGATTCACGAATTTCTTCTTGAGCTTTTGCTCGTTCTCTTAAAATTGAGTTCTTCGCGTGATTTTGTAAATTTGATGCTTCGTTATTTGCTGTTTCAAGAATTTGCGTTTTTTGAACATCAGCATCAACACGAGCATTTTTAATTATTAATAAAGATTCAGTTTTAGCGTCCCTCAACACCATTTCTGCTTCTCGTCGATCTTTATTAGCTAATGTTTGTTTTTCAACAGCATCATCTAATAATTCATTAATTTTAGCTCTACGATTATCAATAGAACTTCTAAATGGTTTATAAACCAATTTGGATAAGACAATGATAATAACAATAGTTGCTAAGACGTGTGCAATAAAATTTGGTAAATTTGGAAATAATTGTCCAACAACTTCTGGAACACCAGGAGTTGCTAAAAACGGAATACCAAATGTCATATTATTACCTTCTTTCTTCTAATATTTAATAATAAACAAAACCTTTATTATGCAACGAATACCAAAAGAATTGCGATAACTAAAGCATAGATAGCTCCTGATTCAGCAATCCCTGCTGCAATAATCATTGTTGAAGTAATTTTTGATGCCATTTCTGGGTTTCTTCCGATTGCCATACATGCACCTTGTCCAACTGCACCTTGTCCGATTCCTGCTCCGAATACTCCAATTCCCGCAACTCCGGCTCCTAAGAATTTTAATCCATCTCCAGTTGAAGTTGTTGCTGCTGTTTCTGCTAAAAAGTTTGGCAAGATTGTTGCAAGGGCTGCAAATAAATTACCATAAACGTTTGCCATTAATTCTGTAAATAACATATTTAAGTTCTCCTTTTTTATAAAACTACTTGTTTTTGTTTTTTTGTTTTTTTAATGCGCTTCATTTCAATTTGTCCAGAACTTGCTACTACAACTTCTGGTCTCACATGCATTTGACCTTCTGATTCTTCTTCACCCATGGCCTCTGATCAATAAGATAACGTCAGCATTGTAAAGACCACGGCTTGAATGCTTCCTTCAAATAAATCGAAGTACATATGAAACATTGGTGCAACAAGTGTTGTGAAAATATTAAATCCTGATCAGAAATAAATATACTGCTGTTTTCAAGTTATATCTCAGCTGTCTTCTGAATTATAAATATCCACATTCAATCAAGTATGACCTTCAAGAATTGAAACATTTCCTGAAAAACCTGCTTGAATTCCGATTGATAACGAATATAGAAGTCCTAAAATAATTGAACCACCTAGTAAGTTACCAAATAAACGGAATGATATTGAAACTAAAGGAGTAAATTGTGTAAAGATTTCAATTGGATTAATGTACTTTTTGAAGTATGCCATTTTTTGATATTTAAAACCAAAATAATAAATCCCAAAAAAGGTCACAAGCCCCATTGATAGAGTTACTGTGTATGAAGTTGTCGCTGATTCTACACCAAGTAAACTAATTAGCGATGAAACAATAATGTATAAAATTATATACAAAGCATAA
The sequence above is drawn from the Williamsoniiplasma somnilux genome and encodes:
- a CDS encoding F0F1 ATP synthase subunit epsilon, coding for MSIKLKIVTPDGTFINDKEVDIVNVQTIDGDIGIMGNMIPLVSSLKIGILSFREKGNLTRVHVNLGIVKVDGIQCKVITESLYLVDEAGNELPTPQKLF
- the atpD gene encoding F0F1 ATP synthase subunit beta; translation: MPKTNGKIVQVLGPVVDVRFNDDDIPMIYDALVVDNHGVKLILEVEQHIGDEMVRAIAMGPTDGLTRGLEVINTKAPIQAPVGKDVLGRMFNVTGDPIDEKPEFKGKRMPIHRDAPAYDELVTNAEILETGIKVIDLMIPFAKGGKIGLFGGAGVGKTVLIQELINNIAKAHNGVSVFAGVGERTREGNDLYHEFIEAGVLDKTSLVFGQMNEPPGARMRVALTGLTIAENFRDENNMDVLLFIDNIFRFTQAGSEVSALLGRMPSAVGYQPTLSTEMGALQERITSTKKGSITSVQAVYVPADDLTDPAPATTFAHLDGRIVLDRSIASLGIYPAIDPLASSSRMLDPEIVGDEHYNVALQVQGTLQKYKDLQSIIAILGMDELSEEDKLIVSRARKIRNFLSQAFFVGEKFTGRPGKFVKVSETIKSFRAILDGECDDIPELMFMYVGTIDEVKEKFNKEKSGK
- the atpG gene encoding ATP synthase F1 subunit gamma, giving the protein MPNLSGLKAEIQSVKDIGKITNAMQLVASAKLRRIGKKVVETHEYVSEVYGVFNEIIKQTEDSIFLLKPGKEIKKTLWVVVNSNLGLCGGYNNNVNKLVMAGIKENDEIFAIGNKAVSFYKARKIAIRSQITNLDINFSNEQAREIGQDIMSYYTSKEFDEIKLVYTKFINNVTFEPTELTLFPIKKDAEEAKKGPKQEIQFEPSPTVILEATVNLYLNTVLFGTIVESQVSEQASRRTAMENATNNGEELSKSLSLKYNRERQGAITQEISEIVSGANAQQDN
- the atpA gene encoding F0F1 ATP synthase subunit alpha, with amino-acid sequence MALNIKEISEVIEKQIKNYGKKVVQAEQGTVATVGDGVALIYGLDKAMMGELIIFPQNVYGMVLNLEEGAIGAVIVGDDTLIKEGDIVKRSGKIVETPVGNEMLGRVVSALGNPIDDHGPIKTKKHKPVEKIATGVMARKSVDQPLETGILTIDSAIPIGKGQRELIIGDRQTGKTAIAIDAIINQKGKKVKCVYVSIGQKDSTIAQVVEKLKKHGAMDYTVIVNAGASQSAPLQYLAPYTGVTIAEEWMENGEDVLIVYDDLSKHAVAYREMSLLLKRPPGREAYPGDVFYLHSRLLERAARVNEKFGGGSITALPIIETQAGDISAYIPTNVISITDGQIFLSSDLFNSGVRPAVNIGPSVSRVGSTAQIKAVKQMSGTLKLELAQYYELESFAKFGSDLDETTKATLEHGARIIALLKQRQYSPINQINQSLLLLAIKSHAIKWLPIESMESFKNEVMTHFEKNATAKLIKIKVEKAIAYDEKEVAEATKEIEKIVIKMTKNIHDYKATNYGKQEDFNKLGK
- a CDS encoding F0F1 ATP synthase subunit delta, which translates into the protein MILKESVIDNWGNALKNIAVEQKQVDRYIAQATVLIDLLKNRNDFVQILSVRTKDFRNQQLKIVDETFAKNGVNEYLVNAMKMLVETGSFPYARAIFKSMRKKLMALQDLVYGVVWSTTKISDKQILTMEIKVSKKLKKQVKLVNKIDEKLIGGVQIIVANNIFDGTIKGRLDQLRYEALAKK
- the atpF gene encoding F0F1 ATP synthase subunit B; protein product: MTFGIPFLATPGVPEVVGQLFPNLPNFIAHVLATIVIIIVLSKLVYKPFRSSIDNRRAKINELLDDAVEKQTLANKDRREAEMVLRDAKTESLLIIKNARVDADVQKTQILETANNEASNLQNHAKNSILRERAKAQEEIRESIINVAFAAASKVLETEVSKTKNQELIDQFIEDLDKNKKAK
- a CDS encoding ATP synthase subunit C gives rise to the protein MLFTELMANVYGNLFAALATILPNFLAETAATTSTGDGLKFLGAGVAGIGVFGAGIGQGAVGQGACMAIGRNPEMASKITSTMIIAAGIAESGAIYALVIAILLVFVA
- a CDS encoding F0F1 ATP synthase subunit A, with amino-acid sequence MGELFEGWNKMSQQFTSIILTTIVICTIAITYNVKIRGHKEGERISGFLVLIEMLVSSVENLVVSIMGTKYRKLTPYALYIILYIIVSSLISLLGVESATTSYTVTLSMGLVTFFGIYYFGFKYQKMAYFKKYINPIEIFTQFTPLVSISFRLFGNLLGGSIILGLLYSLSIGIQAGFSGNVSILEGHTWLNVDIYNSEDSWDITWKQQYIYFWSGFNIFTTLVAPMFHMYFDLFEGSIQAVVFTMLTLSYWSEAMGEEESEGQMHVRPEVVVASSGQIEMKRIKKTKKQKQVVL